One region of Deltaproteobacteria bacterium genomic DNA includes:
- a CDS encoding CPBP family intramembrane metalloprotease, whose amino-acid sequence MARLTAPLPAREAVAVFCAALALWFVAGAALPPTAAGVALAQVLFFAGPPVVWTAARGARLRDGLGLRAPRPAAVAGAVLVGASFWLVNLAVSVPILDRLGADSERLREVERALPWADAPAATRVVAVALVPAVCEELLVRGAVARALRPAIGAAAAVGSTAALFAALHWPPERMVPAALFGAVLGAIALAADSAIPAIAAHLCNNLVALWVLPAWPGVAAALDAHPAAALAVAAALSVAGAMLSWRSRIRRES is encoded by the coding sequence ATGGCGAGGCTGACCGCGCCGCTGCCGGCGCGCGAAGCGGTCGCGGTGTTCTGCGCGGCGCTCGCGCTGTGGTTCGTCGCCGGCGCCGCTCTGCCGCCGACCGCCGCCGGCGTGGCCCTGGCCCAGGTGTTGTTCTTCGCCGGGCCTCCGGTGGTGTGGACCGCGGCGCGGGGTGCCCGTCTGCGCGACGGCCTCGGCCTGCGCGCGCCCAGGCCCGCCGCCGTCGCCGGCGCCGTGCTCGTCGGCGCGAGCTTTTGGCTGGTGAACCTCGCCGTGTCGGTGCCGATTCTGGATCGACTGGGCGCCGATTCCGAGCGGCTGCGGGAAGTCGAGCGCGCGCTGCCGTGGGCCGACGCGCCGGCCGCGACGCGCGTGGTCGCGGTCGCGCTCGTACCCGCGGTGTGCGAAGAGCTGCTGGTCCGCGGCGCGGTCGCGCGGGCGCTGCGGCCCGCGATCGGCGCAGCCGCCGCGGTCGGTTCGACCGCCGCGCTGTTCGCGGCGCTGCACTGGCCGCCCGAGCGGATGGTGCCGGCGGCGCTGTTCGGAGCGGTCCTCGGTGCCATCGCGCTGGCAGCCGATTCCGCGATCCCGGCCATCGCGGCCCACCTGTGCAACAACCTGGTCGCCCTGTGGGTCCTTCCGGCCTGGCCCGGCGTCGCGGCCGCGCTCGACGCGCATCCGGCCGCCGCGCTGGCGGTGGCCGCCGCGCTCAGCGTCGCGGGAGCGATGCTGTCGTGGCGCTCACGAATCCGTCGCGAATCGTAA